The nucleotide sequence TAGTAGTATGTAGGGATTTGTTTCCTTATGCCACATAAATGATCATAAGCTTGCAAATCAACGTTCTATGCTCGTTGTGCTAATGCTCTATCATTGTTTTGCTACTGTGCTCTGCTCTGCTCACTATAGGGAGGAAGTGATTAAAGCAGAAGCGGCGAGCAGAGAAAAGAATCCTACGCTTGATCAGCCTCCTGAAATAAGCTTGTGGGAGAGGCTTGGGAATGCTTCTGCATTGGACATTGAATCATCTGGCTTTTCATGGAATATGCTGTCATCTCTGCACCATACAGAACACAGTAGTAGTTCAGAACACTCTGAAGATGAGATGACTAAAGCTCTTGAGGTTTGTTGCTGTCTGTTGTCATGCCGATTTGTATTCTTCCTAGGTTGCTAGTGAGAAAAATAAGTTGAGTTTATACACTCTTTTTCACATCCGAGATCAACTTTCAAGGCAGTTGTTGGGGCTCCAACATGGATTAACATTTTGTAGATTAGGCCTAAATCATATTCTTCTTCTGTAGTTTAATATTTGTTTACTCGTTCAATTAACATgctgctttcttcttcctcctttatAGATGACTGTGAACTCTGGTGGCGTTGTGTTCTTTGCTCTATTTAGTGCTTTAGGTAACAATGGTTTACcaaaagaagaagcagctgttatAAAGTTTGCAGCATCAAAGATGGCGACACAGGCAGAACTTTTGGGATATGAATTTGCACGGTTGCTTGGAGTCCAGACACCACAAGTAAATTTGAACACCCAGTGAATACTTTAAACTTATTTTGTGTCAACCATTATCATTGGATTTCTTATCCAGCTTCATCTAAAACTGCAGGCCAGGGTAGTGCATAATTCTAGCCTGGAGTGGCAGGAGATAAAACATGCTGCAGAAGAAGCAAGAGCAATAGCGGTTTCAAATAATGATGAGCTTGGTGAGATGACTTGCTCAGAGTTGTTGGAAGCTCTTGAGCTAAGCCGATGTCTTCTTCTAATGAGGTACTGCTAGCCTTAGTAAAAATATGATGATGCATGCATTTTCTCACTCTGAACTGCATATAAGATGTTAATTGTCACCTTGTTTGCCAGTTATATTCATGGCTCACCCCTGCTAGAGAGTCCAAAGGCATTCAGTTCACGGCAAGCTGCATGTGTTACTTCTTCATCCCTTGGAAGGGTCTTGATGCTAGACCTGATACTCAGGAATGAGGATAGGCTCCCATGCCGTCAGCTTGGTTGGCGTGGCAATCCGGCAAACTTGATGATTTCAGATAGATCATCCTTGCCCAGTATGGACAGATTTGAGGACTCGAAGAGCACTTCGGAAAGCTCCAATCCACTGCTTtctaatattttccaaaaagaaaTACGGTTCCACTCTGCAAATGGAAGATTAGATTCTTTGGAGGTGGACCTAATGTCACGAACAGCAGATGCACTGAAAAGTGTACAAGAAAATGCTGAAAGTGCGAGCGGGACTTTCCACATTGTAGCAATTGACACTGGGGTGCCCCGTCGCCCACCTGCAGGGAGACGTGTCAAAGATCATGAACGGTATCCCAAAGTTGTAGAGCTCATTTTGAATAACTCGGAGCACTCCTCAAATATCTTATATGAAATTTCCGGTGGTAAGCTTGGGATTCCTGGACCCGATGAGGCAATCACTTCCACTGATTCTTGTTGCTCTCTTTCTGATGAAGACAATGCTGCTGCGATTCACGAATTCCGAGTGGCATTTCGTGCAGCTCTTAGGGATCTGGAGGGTTTCCATCTATTTCTTCTCCAGCTATACCAAAAATTGGATGGCGTTCTGCGAGTTTTCTCGTCCATAATTACTAAAAGCTCTGAGGAATCTGACCATAATGATATTGCAATTTCTGATTTCCCATCTCCGGGAGCCAGCTACAGTACTCCTTGTCCATCTAATAAGCACGTGAACATCGAGTCTCATAGTGAGACTGGAACGCAAAAAAATGGCACAAAAACGTCTTCTGTGGGATCCCGCGGAAGCTCTGATTCTCCTATGTCCAGGGACAGTTGGAGCGGTAAACACTTGAAGGGGAGTGCAGATGCTCCCCGAAGTAGAATGACAATGAGACTTCGTGATTTTTACAAGACTCCGAAGGTAAGCGCTTCTTTTGATTTAAAATTTCCCAAGGATTCCTTTGCATTACATTCCGTTGGAAATTTTTCGTCCACTCAAAACTCTTGTAAAGTATCTTCTTTTCCTGTGGTAGCGATCAAACAAACGTCGTTGCAAATAAAATCCTGTGGGATTCTTATGTTATTCCTGTTCAGTGCACTTTTTTCGATCATGcatttgacccccccccccccccccccgaagttgCAACTCTGGTACCGGCGTTGGCAATAAAGATTATTTATCTGATTGTTGTGTAGTCAAGTTGATTTTTTCAGTGTAGAGCATATTATACTTTGGGGCTGTCTTCTCTAAATTCATACAAGTAGCATTGATATTCAACCTCACATTTTGCCGAAAGGTTGCCCTTCAACTGAAAATTAAAGTTACTTAGCTGACCAGCACCGTCTGGTTCATGTTTATGAGGTTGACTTGTGTTTGACAATGAAAAGAATGCTGGACTTAAGTTAGGAATTTCGGTTTTGATCCAATAGGTTGATGTCGGTCCTGAATTGCTCAAGGAGATAGAACAATGGAATGAAGTGTTTAAGACCGACGTGATTAGATTTTGTCAGGAGAACAATTTTCATTCTGGATTCTTTGATGGAACCGAGAACAACATGGCGGCAGATGCCTACGAGTTAAAGGTGGGTTCCAAAAGATCTGATTTAGAACATAGAGTAAGCTCTTTTTCTCAAGCAGCTAGTGAGTCTGATGATGAATAACTTGCAGGTGCGCCTTGAACACATCATTGAAAGGACATCGTTGGTCTCTGATGCTGCAAATACTGAGCGACCTTCTCTCGTGGTCAACAACTTATTTATAGGTGGGGCTCTCGCTGCAAGGTCTAAGTACACCCTCCAGCATTTGGGCATTACCCATATACTATGTTTGTGTTCGAATGAGATTGGTCTATCCGATACCCAATTTCCTGATCTTTTTCAGTACAAGAACTTTTCAGTAAGAGCGTCAACCTCTGGTTTAGTAATCTGTTATATTGATTTTTCATATTGATGGAAAACCAATCGTCCTATCTCGTGCAgattagtgatgatgatgatgcaaacATCAGCGATCTTTTTGAAGAAGCATCAGATTTTATTGACCAGGTCGACCGTGTTGGGGGTAAGGTCCTCATCCACTGCTTTGAAGGGAAAAGCCGGAGCGCCACGGTCGTCCTTGCCTACTTGATGCTCAGAAAGTAAGAATTTTAGCTTTGCCACATCTGCATTTGATGCCTTATACTTTCCCACTTCCAAGAGAAAAACTAAGATGACACTTTTTTCAGGGGCTTCACGCTTGCGAAAGCCTGGAAC is from Triticum aestivum cultivar Chinese Spring chromosome 1B, IWGSC CS RefSeq v2.1, whole genome shotgun sequence and encodes:
- the LOC123133994 gene encoding dual specificity protein phosphatase PHS1 encodes the protein MEQGAARQDEARKEREAPPPVPFPRENEEERNLKLPSRVVSLFFGGDISTTAQSFEKWVSLVRLRSGTFRPSGFPRRNSKIEVMPSGSFSLFGSADLREEVIKAEAASREKNPTLDQPPEISLWERLGNASALDIESSGFSWNMLSSLHHTEHSSSSEHSEDEMTKALEMTVNSGGVVFFALFSALGNNGLPKEEAAVIKFAASKMATQAELLGYEFARLLGVQTPQARVVHNSSLEWQEIKHAAEEARAIAVSNNDELGEMTCSELLEALELSRCLLLMSYIHGSPLLESPKAFSSRQAACVTSSSLGRVLMLDLILRNEDRLPCRQLGWRGNPANLMISDRSSLPSMDRFEDSKSTSESSNPLLSNIFQKEIRFHSANGRLDSLEVDLMSRTADALKSVQENAESASGTFHIVAIDTGVPRRPPAGRRVKDHERYPKVVELILNNSEHSSNILYEISGGKLGIPGPDEAITSTDSCCSLSDEDNAAAIHEFRVAFRAALRDLEGFHLFLLQLYQKLDGVLRVFSSIITKSSEESDHNDIAISDFPSPGASYSTPCPSNKHVNIESHSETGTQKNGTKTSSVGSRGSSDSPMSRDSWSGKHLKGSADAPRSRMTMRLRDFYKTPKVDVGPELLKEIEQWNEVFKTDVIRFCQENNFHSGFFDGTENNMAADAYELKVRLEHIIERTSLVSDAANTERPSLVVNNLFIGGALAARSKYTLQHLGITHILCLCSNEIGLSDTQFPDLFQYKNFSISDDDDANISDLFEEASDFIDQVDRVGGKVLIHCFEGKSRSATVVLAYLMLRKGFTLAKAWNLLKKVHRRAQPNDGFAKALLALDRKLHGKASMDWQQKRPEMKVCPICGKNVGLSTSSLKLHLQKAHRRLSQGSVDSAMTMEIQKSIESLRISRGGSLSPYQKLAKAFADELTF